From Ancylothrix sp. D3o:
GAAGTCGGCACCACCAACTGATCTTGAAATCAATTCTGCGCTCGAAAATCGCAGCTATTTTGATTGTCTGTTTGGTTGGATTACAATTATTACCGGCACCAACTTGGGAAAAAATAGAAAATTTACCACCGGCTCAAATATTGCGCTCAATAGTAAACCCAACTGCCGCTCCACCAGTTCCTTCTTCAAAACAGCAATCATCAATTTTATTACATGGCCCACCTGTTTTTCCTCTAGCTGGAATATCAGGAAAAGATGCGGTGGCCGGTAGTATCCCCGGTGATTGCCGACATGATCGGAGCCTGCACCAGAAAACACGCCGGTGTTGATTACAGTGCTACTCCGGGGTGGCCGGTGCTTGCAATTGAAGCGGGAACAGTTAACGAAGTAAAACCCGATTCTCCTGTTGGTGGAATTATTGGAATTAAATCCACAAACTTAAATGAAGTTTATCGGTATGTTCATTTAGATCGTGATTCGGTGCGCCCATTTAAAGTCGGTGATTTTGTAGAAAAAGGAAGTGTTATCGGTTTAATTGGCCCTACCTTTCCTGGTTCTTCAGGGCCACACGGTCACTTTGAGAGATACTTAAATGGCAAATTAGATTGGAAAATCCATGAACATTTGAAAACAGCAGTTGCTCTCCCCAAACCATGAAACCCAATACTATTGCAGTGGTAGCGTTGGGTGTTCTAGGATTTGAAATATTCAGGAATCCCCCTACTACTATCGCCCAAAGTACAATCTTTAACTCCAACATCCCAGCCAACATTTCCACAAGAAAAATAGCATTATCTGCCGGCCATTGGATTTATGCTCGTTCTGAAACCGGCGCCCCTGGAGAAAAAGAAATGAACAAATTAATCGTCGAAGCACTCCAGCCAATGTTAGAGGAAACTGGGTGGAAAGTTATCCGTCCTGATTCACCGGCCATGATGAAAAAGTGGAATGTTTGGGAGCAATATATCGCCGACATTCCCACATTGGAAAATCAAAATTATCAAGTTCTGGAAATTCATGGTCAACCGGGTCGGTGGGGGACGGGGGTTATCGGTAATCCCCACGACCCCTTTGATCACAAACTAATCAAACAATTCGGGATTTTAAAAGCTGACCGAGGCCGGTATGGCGTGACAAGAGTTGGACGTAATGGCACGATTTTAGAAGCCTTTGCCTCAGACCAGCTTCCCTCAACTGCTGAGGGGAAACAAGAACTTGCTCAACAACTTGCTAGAACAATCACCGATGCTCTCAATGAACCATGAAATTTATTTCTATCATTGCTTTAATGATTTTAATAGCTGTTTGGTATGATGCTTCCCCAAGAAAATCCCAATCAAATGGCAAAAATACATCCAGCCTTTCCACTATCCCCACTATCCCCGCAGACAAGGTATTTGAGTATTTCACAGAAGTAACACTAAAGTCTGAGTTTGGCAGTTCAGATAGTGGGCTAATTAAGAAATGGATGGTTCCCATAAAGCTAGAGATAGCCGGTCTTCCCACTCCCGCAGATTTACAAACGGTGGAAGCTGTCACCCGTGAATTAAAACTACTGCGCCGATTACCGATTGAGGTAGTAAAAGCAAACACTGGGAATATGCGCGCTCCGGTTTACCCCAGAAGAAAACTTTAAGAAATTTATTCCCACTTATCAACCCGGTAATAGCGGTTTCTTCTGGTTGAATTGGGATGAAACCAAACAAATCACAGGCGCAGAGATTTTAATCTCCACCACAGGTCTCTCTCAAAAAGAACGTTCCCATTTAATCAGAGAGGAATTAACACAGGCATTTGGGTTGCCGGCGGATTCAGACAAATATCCAGAGAGCATATTTTATCAGCAATGGACTGAGATTACTGAGTATTCATCCCTAGATAAAAAGTTAATCAAAATGCTGTACAACCCGCAAGTTAAGCCGGGGATGAATGAAAGTCAACTAGAGAAGCTGTGGAGGGAGAACCGACTATGATTAATCCCACCGGCCTCTCCATCATTGCTCTTTCCACTTTAGGATTAGCTATTGTCGGTCAACCTATTTCAACACCGGCACCCAGACAACCAACTCTATCCAGTCACCCATTATCAGGAGCAGTTAAAAACGGGAATCTCCAAGCTTTCTTACAAACAATTGCTTTTGCGGAGGGCACTGCCAGCCCAGATGGCTATCGAATGATGTTCAGCGGCCAATTATTCAATTCTTTTAGTGAACACCCTAATGTCAATAATTGCTCACTTTATAAAGGGAAACCTTTGTGCAGTACGGCAGCCGGTAAATACCAATTCCTCAAACCAACGTGGGATGAAGTCGCTCGTAAATTGAACCTCAATGATTTTAGTCCCGAATCCCAAGATTTAGCTGCTGTCCAATTAATTAAACAGGCCGGTGCATACCAAGATATTCTGGCGGGCCGGTTTGATGATGCTGTATTTAAACTTGCACCTACTTGGGCATCTTTCCCAACGGCTGAAGGGAAAAGCTACTACAACCAACCATCCAAAAAGCTGACTGATTTACGCAGGGTTTACCTGGGGGCCGGTGGTAATTTCCAGTCCAAATAGCTACTGATAAAAAGATAAAACCATGACTGCCAAAAATGATGAATCTGCGATTTGCATAGATAAGAAGATAAAACCGCCCATGAAGGCGAGGCATTGACCGACCATTCTTATTAAGGATACACCGGCTATAAACGAGATTTCCATCCACAAATACTTTTTTAGGGCATTC
This genomic window contains:
- a CDS encoding M23 family metallopeptidase; translated protein: MIGACTRKHAGVDYSATPGWPVLAIEAGTVNEVKPDSPVGGIIGIKSTNLNEVYRYVHLDRDSVRPFKVGDFVEKGSVIGLIGPTFPGSSGPHGHFERYLNGKLDWKIHEHLKTAVALPKP
- a CDS encoding DUF2927 domain-containing protein; the protein is MKFISIIALMILIAVWYDASPRKSQSNGKNTSSLSTIPTIPADKVFEYFTEVTLKSEFGSSDSGLIKKWMVPIKLEIAGLPTPADLQTVEAVTRELKLLRRLPIEVVKANTGNMRAPVYPRRKL
- a CDS encoding DUF2927 domain-containing protein → MNWDETKQITGAEILISTTGLSQKERSHLIREELTQAFGLPADSDKYPESIFYQQWTEITEYSSLDKKLIKMLYNPQVKPGMNESQLEKLWRENRL
- a CDS encoding glycoside hydrolase family 104 protein is translated as MINPTGLSIIALSTLGLAIVGQPISTPAPRQPTLSSHPLSGAVKNGNLQAFLQTIAFAEGTASPDGYRMMFSGQLFNSFSEHPNVNNCSLYKGKPLCSTAAGKYQFLKPTWDEVARKLNLNDFSPESQDLAAVQLIKQAGAYQDILAGRFDDAVFKLAPTWASFPTAEGKSYYNQPSKKLTDLRRVYLGAGGNFQSK